A stretch of the Paenibacillus dendritiformis genome encodes the following:
- a CDS encoding UDP-N-acetylmuramoyl-L-alanyl-D-glutamate--2,6-diaminopimelate ligase, translated as MQEMRLSEACKRMLNVKCTGDEATAVTGLAVDSRQVRPGDLFFCISGTADDGHRYAEQAVDKGAAALVVERELPLAVPQIIVPQARHALAVLADAFYRSPSRDLKLIGVTGTNGKTTTTYLIERILTDAGRKSGVIGTIEMRYDGRRLPMSGTTPNALELQRSLRDMADCGVEAVAMEVSSHALDQGRVEGCRFRTAVFTNLTQDHLDYHETMEAYRDAKGLLFSRLGNTFPDLEAERSYAVLNADDPASAHFAKLTAAETLTYGLSASADIRAEDIRMNGKGTSFRVHTFRGSADVQLRMVGKFNVCNALAAIAVGLIEGIALDDICSSLEAVPGVAGRVEAVEAGQPYTVIVDYAHTPDGLENVLQSVKEFAEGRVICVFGCGGDRDRTKRPIMGRISARYADYSIITSDNPRTEDPDRILEDIERGLAEMEVGRDRYECIVDRRAAIAKAIDMASPRDVVLIAGKGHETYQIIGRETFDFDDRLVAKEAIRGKVQ; from the coding sequence ATGCAGGAAATGCGATTGTCCGAAGCATGCAAGCGAATGCTGAATGTGAAATGTACAGGAGACGAAGCTACAGCGGTGACCGGGCTGGCGGTCGATTCACGCCAGGTCCGGCCGGGCGATCTGTTCTTCTGCATCTCGGGCACGGCGGATGACGGCCACCGTTATGCGGAGCAGGCCGTGGACAAGGGAGCGGCGGCGCTTGTCGTGGAGCGGGAACTGCCGCTTGCGGTTCCCCAGATTATCGTCCCCCAGGCCCGTCATGCGCTTGCGGTGCTGGCTGATGCCTTCTACCGTTCGCCAAGCCGGGACTTGAAGCTGATCGGCGTGACGGGAACGAACGGCAAGACGACGACGACGTATCTCATCGAGCGGATCTTGACCGATGCCGGCCGCAAAAGCGGCGTGATCGGCACGATCGAGATGCGCTATGACGGACGCCGGCTGCCAATGTCGGGCACGACGCCGAACGCGCTTGAGCTTCAGCGTTCGCTGCGCGATATGGCCGACTGCGGCGTGGAGGCGGTCGCGATGGAAGTGTCTTCTCATGCGCTCGACCAGGGCCGGGTGGAAGGCTGCCGCTTCCGGACAGCGGTCTTCACGAACCTGACTCAGGATCACCTCGATTACCATGAGACAATGGAAGCGTACCGGGACGCGAAGGGCTTGCTGTTCTCCCGGCTCGGGAACACGTTCCCGGATCTGGAGGCAGAGCGTTCTTATGCCGTGTTGAACGCGGACGATCCGGCATCGGCGCATTTCGCCAAGCTGACCGCCGCAGAGACGCTGACGTACGGCTTGTCGGCGTCCGCCGATATTCGGGCGGAGGATATCCGCATGAACGGCAAGGGAACGAGCTTCCGCGTCCATACGTTCCGCGGATCGGCCGACGTGCAGCTTCGCATGGTCGGCAAGTTCAATGTCTGCAACGCGCTCGCCGCCATCGCGGTCGGGTTGATTGAAGGCATCGCTCTGGACGACATTTGTTCCAGCCTCGAAGCGGTGCCGGGCGTGGCAGGGCGTGTCGAGGCCGTGGAGGCCGGGCAGCCGTATACGGTCATCGTCGACTACGCGCACACGCCGGACGGCCTCGAGAACGTGCTGCAGAGCGTCAAGGAATTCGCGGAAGGCCGCGTCATTTGCGTATTCGGCTGCGGCGGAGACCGCGATCGGACGAAGCGCCCGATTATGGGCCGGATATCGGCCCGTTATGCGGACTATTCTATCATTACGTCCGACAATCCGCGCACCGAGGATCCGGACCGGATTCTCGAGGATATCGAACGGGGGCTGGCGGAGATGGAGGTCGGCCGCGACCGTTATGAATGCATCGTTGACCGGAGAGCCGCGATTGCGAAGGCTATTGATATGGCAAGCCCGCGCGATGTAGTATTGATTGCGGGGAAAGGACATGAGACCTATCAAATTATCGGCCGCGAAACCTTTGATTTCGATGACCGCTTGGTAGCAAAAGAAGCGATAAGGGGAAAAGTGCAGTGA
- a CDS encoding UDP-N-acetylmuramoyl-tripeptide--D-alanyl-D-alanine ligase has protein sequence MIETTLEHIAELCGGRLADPSAGSAKVRGVFTDSRSVLPGGLFVPLAGERFDGHAYVEETLRAGAAGSLWQADRELPGASAPLILVKDTYAALQRLASAYLAETRVQVVGVTGSNGKTTTKDLVASVLSQKYRVHKTDGNFNNHIGLPLTALSMPPETEIAVLEMGMSGRGEIELLSKLARPDVAVITNIGDAHLLQLGSREEIARAKLEITAGLRDGGLLVCHGDEPLVDLALSEREPGERIRLLRFGLGERCELRLSRMNGDGSGTVFAVPSAGGQGEAVFRIPLLGRHNVLNAMAALAVGRRFGLTDEQIAAGLAGARISGMRFERHVTTEGWIVLNDAYNASPTSMRAALSVLADMKGGRRIAVLADMLELGPQEADLHYEIGAELGPDTVDLLLTYGELGSHIAEGARASLPAEAVHSFQDKMALKAYLNQEVRPGDIVLVKASRGMKLEEVVNDWIRNTDSSVGLREV, from the coding sequence GTGATAGAGACAACCTTGGAACATATAGCGGAGCTGTGCGGCGGCCGGTTGGCCGATCCGTCCGCAGGCTCGGCTAAGGTGCGCGGCGTATTTACCGATTCCCGCTCCGTGCTCCCCGGAGGACTGTTCGTTCCTCTCGCCGGCGAACGATTCGACGGCCATGCGTATGTGGAGGAGACGCTGCGCGCCGGGGCGGCCGGATCGCTCTGGCAAGCGGATCGGGAGCTGCCCGGGGCTTCGGCACCGCTGATTCTCGTGAAGGACACGTATGCGGCGCTGCAGCGGCTGGCCTCCGCTTATCTTGCGGAAACCCGGGTTCAGGTGGTCGGCGTTACCGGAAGCAACGGCAAGACGACGACGAAGGATCTGGTGGCGTCCGTCTTGTCGCAAAAATATCGGGTACATAAGACCGATGGGAACTTCAACAATCATATCGGGCTTCCGCTGACGGCGCTCTCGATGCCGCCGGAGACGGAGATTGCGGTGCTCGAGATGGGCATGAGCGGCCGGGGCGAGATCGAGCTGCTCTCGAAGCTGGCGAGACCGGACGTGGCCGTCATCACCAATATCGGGGACGCCCACCTGCTCCAGCTCGGCAGCCGGGAGGAGATCGCCCGGGCGAAGCTCGAGATTACGGCCGGGCTGCGCGACGGCGGCCTGCTCGTCTGCCACGGGGACGAACCGCTGGTCGATCTTGCGCTGTCCGAACGGGAGCCGGGGGAGCGCATCCGCCTGCTCCGCTTCGGTCTGGGCGAACGATGCGAGCTGCGGCTGTCGCGCATGAACGGCGACGGCAGCGGCACCGTCTTCGCCGTGCCTTCCGCCGGCGGACAAGGCGAGGCTGTCTTCCGCATCCCGCTGCTGGGGCGGCATAATGTGTTGAACGCCATGGCCGCACTGGCGGTCGGGCGCCGCTTCGGCCTGACGGACGAACAGATTGCCGCCGGACTGGCCGGGGCGCGCATCAGCGGCATGCGCTTCGAGCGTCATGTCACGACGGAAGGCTGGATCGTGCTGAATGACGCGTACAATGCGAGCCCGACTTCGATGAGGGCGGCCTTGTCCGTGCTGGCCGACATGAAGGGCGGACGGCGCATCGCCGTGCTCGCCGACATGCTGGAGCTGGGGCCGCAGGAAGCGGATCTCCATTACGAGATCGGAGCGGAGCTTGGCCCGGATACGGTCGATCTGCTGCTCACGTACGGCGAGTTGGGCAGCCATATCGCTGAAGGGGCCCGCGCCTCGCTGCCTGCAGAGGCGGTGCACTCGTTCCAAGATAAAATGGCCTTGAAAGCCTATTTGAACCAAGAAGTGAGACCCGGCGATATCGTGCTCGTCAAGGCGTCCCGGGGAATGAAACTTGAAGAAGTTGTAAATGACTGGATCCGTAACACGGATTCGTCTGTGGGGCTACGGGAGGTGTAG
- the mraY gene encoding phospho-N-acetylmuramoyl-pentapeptide-transferase — translation MDFKLMLMTMGVSFILAVILGPLTIPLLRRLKFGQQVRDDGPQAHLKKAGTPTMGGAIILLAFTLAFLKFSVTDIDFYVLLIATLGFGLIGFLDDYIKIVFKRSLGLTARQKLIGQLACSAVICALLWQSDHSTVLAVPGTSWGLDLGWFYYPFVILMMLAISNAVNFTDGVDGLLSGTSAIALAAFALIAMQLSEIAAAVCAAAMIGAVLGFLVFNAHPAKVFMGDTGSLGIGGAIGAIAILTKTELLFLVIGGIFVIEMLSVVIQVVSFKTRGKRVFKMSPIHHHFELSGWSEWRVVITFWLAGIVLAGLGLWINKGL, via the coding sequence TTGGACTTCAAATTGATGTTAATGACAATGGGCGTATCTTTCATCTTGGCTGTCATCCTCGGCCCGCTAACCATTCCGCTGCTTCGCAGGCTCAAGTTCGGACAGCAGGTCCGCGATGACGGCCCGCAAGCCCATTTGAAAAAAGCAGGTACCCCTACGATGGGTGGCGCCATTATTTTGCTCGCCTTTACGCTTGCTTTTCTAAAATTTTCTGTAACCGATATCGATTTTTATGTATTGCTCATCGCGACGCTCGGCTTCGGACTGATTGGATTTCTTGACGATTATATCAAAATCGTGTTCAAGCGTTCGCTCGGTCTGACCGCGAGGCAGAAGCTGATCGGGCAGCTGGCGTGCTCCGCCGTGATCTGCGCGCTGCTGTGGCAGTCGGATCACAGCACCGTGCTGGCGGTTCCGGGGACGTCCTGGGGCCTTGACCTAGGCTGGTTCTATTATCCGTTCGTCATTTTGATGATGCTGGCGATCAGCAACGCGGTCAATTTCACGGACGGGGTGGACGGACTGCTCTCCGGCACCAGCGCGATCGCGCTGGCGGCCTTCGCCCTGATCGCGATGCAGCTGTCCGAGATCGCGGCCGCGGTATGCGCGGCAGCCATGATCGGCGCCGTGCTCGGCTTCCTCGTCTTCAATGCGCATCCGGCCAAGGTGTTCATGGGCGATACCGGTTCGCTCGGCATCGGTGGCGCTATCGGTGCGATTGCCATTTTGACGAAGACGGAGCTGCTGTTCCTCGTTATCGGGGGCATTTTCGTCATCGAGATGCTGTCCGTCGTGATTCAAGTCGTCTCTTTCAAGACACGAGGCAAGCGCGTATTCAAAATGAGTCCGATTCATCATCATTTCGAGTTGTCCGGCTGGTCGGAATGGCGCGTCGTCATCACCTTCTGGCTCGCGGGCATCGTGCTCGCCGGACTCGGATTATGGATCAACAAGGGGTTGTAG
- the murD gene encoding UDP-N-acetylmuramoyl-L-alanine--D-glutamate ligase, which translates to MEHPDTYQGKRVVVLGLAKSGVSVAKTFHERGALVTVNDKKERHKCPEASELEALGICVVCGQHPDDLLDASVRLVVKNPGIPYTAPPVRQALALGIEVVTEVEVAYHLSPAPIIGITGSNGKTTTTTWVGNMLEAAGLRPIVAGNIGTPLCQAAGEAGADNVLVAELSSFQLKGTSAFRPRVASLLNMSETHLDYHGTMEDYVQSKARLFRNMANGDVAVLNADDPTCRALAPGIGARIWWVSSTRRVECGVYVEPPYPAEAGEGEEEDRRLVYADEAGRLHPIIGVREIGVPGRYNVDNALAAAAISIAAGADPAALAEPLRSFRGVEHRLEYVGEVNGASYYNNSKATNTKATLMALEAFEAPVVLIAGGLDRGLDFLELVPALKERAAAVVTMGETREILAAIAAKAGLTNVAVVDNVDNASEAVSEAVRLAAGYAKPGDVVLLSPACASWDMFPSYEERGRMFKAAVHSL; encoded by the coding sequence ATGGAACATCCAGATACGTACCAAGGTAAGCGCGTCGTCGTTCTCGGACTGGCCAAGAGCGGCGTCAGTGTGGCTAAGACGTTTCATGAACGCGGTGCCCTCGTAACCGTCAATGATAAGAAAGAGCGCCACAAATGCCCTGAAGCTTCGGAGCTGGAAGCTTTGGGCATTTGTGTTGTATGCGGCCAACACCCGGATGATCTGCTCGACGCCAGCGTCCGGCTCGTCGTCAAAAATCCGGGCATTCCGTATACGGCGCCGCCCGTGCGCCAGGCGCTCGCCCTCGGGATCGAGGTCGTGACCGAGGTGGAGGTCGCTTACCATCTCAGTCCGGCGCCGATCATCGGCATTACGGGCAGCAACGGCAAGACGACGACGACGACCTGGGTCGGCAATATGCTCGAAGCGGCCGGGCTTCGTCCCATCGTCGCCGGCAATATCGGCACGCCGCTCTGCCAGGCCGCCGGGGAAGCGGGCGCGGACAACGTGCTGGTCGCCGAGCTGAGCAGCTTCCAGCTCAAGGGGACATCCGCCTTTCGTCCGCGTGTCGCCAGCTTGCTGAACATGTCGGAGACCCATTTGGATTATCATGGGACGATGGAGGATTATGTCCAGTCCAAGGCCCGCTTGTTCCGCAATATGGCGAACGGGGATGTCGCCGTGCTCAATGCGGACGATCCGACTTGCCGGGCGCTCGCTCCCGGGATCGGGGCCCGCATCTGGTGGGTGTCGTCCACGCGGCGAGTGGAATGCGGCGTATACGTAGAGCCTCCTTATCCGGCGGAAGCCGGCGAAGGGGAGGAAGAAGATCGCCGGTTGGTCTATGCGGATGAGGCGGGGCGCTTGCATCCGATCATCGGCGTCCGGGAAATCGGCGTGCCCGGGCGTTACAATGTGGACAACGCCTTGGCGGCCGCTGCCATCTCGATTGCGGCGGGCGCCGATCCCGCGGCGCTGGCGGAGCCGCTCCGTTCGTTCCGGGGCGTGGAGCACCGGCTCGAATACGTGGGCGAGGTGAACGGCGCATCGTACTATAACAACTCCAAGGCGACAAATACGAAGGCGACGCTGATGGCGCTGGAGGCGTTCGAAGCGCCGGTCGTCCTGATCGCCGGCGGCCTGGATCGCGGGCTCGATTTCCTGGAGCTGGTTCCGGCGCTGAAGGAGCGGGCCGCGGCCGTGGTGACAATGGGCGAGACCAGAGAAATCTTGGCCGCCATCGCCGCAAAGGCGGGTTTAACGAACGTAGCGGTCGTCGACAATGTAGATAATGCATCGGAAGCCGTCTCGGAAGCGGTGCGCCTGGCGGCCGGCTATGCCAAGCCGGGCGATGTCGTGCTGCTGTCGCCGGCTTGCGCGAGCTGGGATATGTTCCCTTCCTATGAAGAGCGCGGACGAATGTTTAAGGCGGCGGTGCATAGTCTTTAA
- the spoVE gene encoding stage V sporulation protein E, with amino-acid sequence MVKARTAPDLWLIGSILSLLAIGIVMVYSAGAVIAFHDYGDSFYFVKRQLLFAVLGLVAMFITMNTDYRVWARYAKAGLLICFGLLIIVLIPGIGDVRGGARSWLGIGSFGIQPSEFMKLGMVIFLAKMLSDEQTRIDRFTTGLLPPLGVMGAAFGLIMLQPDLGTGTVMMGASLLLIFTGGARIKHLASLALVGIAGFVGLILAAPYRLQRITAFLDPWQDPLGAGYQAIQSLYAIGPGGLVGLGLGASRQKYNYVPEPQTDFIFSILAEELGFIGGVTVLMLFLILVWRGMRAAMAAPDTFGSLLAVGIVGIVAVQVLINIGVVIGLMPVTGITLPLISYGGSSLTLMLTSLGILLNISRYAR; translated from the coding sequence ATGGTCAAAGCACGGACCGCTCCCGATTTGTGGCTTATCGGATCCATTCTCTCTTTGCTGGCGATAGGAATTGTCATGGTATACAGTGCCGGCGCCGTCATCGCTTTTCATGACTACGGCGACTCGTTCTATTTCGTCAAGCGGCAGCTGCTGTTCGCCGTACTTGGATTGGTTGCCATGTTCATAACGATGAACACCGATTACCGGGTATGGGCCCGGTATGCGAAGGCCGGCCTGCTGATCTGCTTCGGGCTGCTCATCATCGTTCTTATTCCGGGCATCGGAGACGTCCGGGGCGGCGCGCGCAGCTGGCTTGGCATCGGTTCGTTCGGCATTCAGCCTTCGGAATTCATGAAGCTCGGCATGGTGATCTTTTTGGCCAAAATGCTGTCCGACGAGCAGACAAGAATCGATCGGTTCACGACCGGACTGCTTCCGCCGCTCGGCGTGATGGGGGCAGCCTTCGGACTCATTATGCTTCAGCCCGATCTTGGGACAGGCACGGTCATGATGGGCGCTTCGCTGCTGCTCATCTTCACGGGAGGGGCCCGGATCAAGCATCTGGCTTCGCTGGCTCTCGTCGGAATAGCCGGGTTCGTCGGTCTTATTCTGGCGGCGCCTTACCGGTTGCAGCGGATCACCGCCTTTCTCGATCCGTGGCAGGATCCGCTTGGGGCGGGGTATCAGGCGATCCAGTCGCTGTACGCGATCGGTCCGGGCGGATTGGTCGGCCTCGGATTGGGGGCGAGCCGCCAGAAATACAATTACGTGCCCGAGCCGCAGACCGACTTTATCTTCTCCATTCTGGCGGAGGAGCTTGGGTTCATTGGCGGCGTTACCGTATTAATGCTATTCTTAATTCTAGTATGGCGCGGCATGCGGGCGGCGATGGCGGCTCCGGACACATTCGGCAGTCTGCTGGCCGTCGGGATCGTCGGCATCGTCGCCGTGCAGGTTCTTATCAATATTGGCGTCGTCATCGGCTTGATGCCGGTGACAGGCATTACGCTGCCATTAATCAGCTATGGCGGCTCTTCCTTGACATTGATGCTGACTTCACTGGGCATCTTGTTGAATATATCACGATATGCGAGGTGA